From Trueperaceae bacterium, one genomic window encodes:
- a CDS encoding restriction endonuclease, producing MQKGDLVALPLKQQSAVAFGEVVGDNEYRPDLPAGASHARKVKWIRTDVPRTAIGTDLLYSLGAFLTVARIQRNNAEERIKALLAGKPDPGFDEEQVVSGGDELEDVDSALQDLERYARDLISKRISQRFKGPKFERLVKELLQAQGYVTARTTAGADGGVDIVAGREPMGFDEPRIAVQVKSGETPEDIKAVRELRGVLEAFNAQRGLFVSWGGFKSSVTNAKRQLFFQVRLWTADDVIDAVLENYDRLSDGTKSELPLKRIWTLVPSLEDD from the coding sequence ATGCAGAAGGGCGACCTTGTCGCCTTGCCTTTGAAGCAGCAGTCTGCAGTGGCGTTCGGTGAGGTTGTAGGTGACAACGAGTACCGTCCCGATCTGCCCGCGGGAGCCAGCCACGCTCGCAAGGTCAAGTGGATCCGGACGGACGTCCCGCGGACCGCGATCGGCACCGACCTTCTCTACAGCTTGGGTGCTTTCCTCACGGTGGCGCGCATCCAGCGCAACAACGCCGAGGAGAGGATCAAGGCCCTCCTAGCGGGTAAGCCAGACCCGGGGTTCGATGAGGAGCAGGTTGTCAGCGGTGGCGATGAGCTTGAGGACGTCGACAGCGCCCTTCAGGACCTGGAGCGTTACGCGCGTGACCTGATCAGTAAGCGCATCAGCCAGCGGTTCAAGGGTCCTAAGTTCGAGCGACTGGTCAAGGAGCTCTTGCAGGCTCAGGGCTACGTAACCGCAAGGACGACCGCCGGGGCTGATGGCGGTGTGGACATCGTCGCGGGCCGCGAGCCGATGGGGTTCGACGAGCCGCGGATCGCCGTGCAAGTCAAGAGCGGTGAGACCCCGGAGGACATCAAGGCTGTGCGTGAGCTGCGGGGCGTGCTGGAGGCCTTCAACGCTCAGCGCGGCCTGTTCGTGTCGTGGGGTGGGTTCAAGTCCAGCGTGACGAACGCGAAGCGGCAGCTCTTCTTCCAGGTGCGGCTGTGGACGGCGGATGACGTGATCGATGCCGTCTTGGAGAACTACGACCGCCTCTCGGACGGTACGAAGTCTGAGTTGCCGTTGAAGAGGATCTGGACGCTCGTGCCGAGCCTGGAGGACGACTGA
- a CDS encoding type II secretion system F family protein, which yields MPVYEYKARDRTGKLIAATMEAASERDVAASLRQKGYFISEIKAPKSGLNAEIRLPKWLDIGSVPNTRDITIFSRQFATVINAGLPVVQSLAILQRQAEKQGLKDALRRVREDVETGQNLSDALAKHPRLFNKLYIYLVRAGEVSGNLDGILERIATYMEKQAALRGKIRTALTYPTVVLVIALGVTWFLLTGIVPQFAQILDQLGGELPVITRALIAVSDFLRFQWWLLALIIVAAVVGLIMFRRTPNGRRVIDRFLLRTPVIGTLVQKSAIASFSNTFGLLLRSGVNIIESIDITKGTAGNAIVEDILTETKEAVQRGEQISSTLMKYPRVFPPMVSSMVAIGEETGAVDSMLQKVADFYEREVDEAVESLTAALEPALIVFLGVIVGFIVAGMFLPMFSIIGQLSQ from the coding sequence ATGCCCGTTTACGAGTACAAGGCGCGCGACCGCACCGGCAAGCTCATCGCTGCCACCATGGAGGCGGCCTCCGAGCGCGACGTCGCTGCCTCGCTCCGGCAGAAGGGCTACTTCATCAGCGAGATCAAGGCGCCCAAGTCCGGGCTGAACGCCGAGATCAGGCTGCCGAAGTGGCTCGACATCGGGTCTGTCCCCAACACCCGCGACATCACGATCTTCTCGCGGCAGTTCGCCACCGTCATCAACGCCGGCCTGCCCGTCGTGCAGAGCCTCGCGATCCTCCAGCGGCAGGCCGAGAAGCAGGGCCTGAAGGACGCCCTGCGGCGCGTCCGCGAGGACGTCGAGACCGGTCAGAACCTCTCCGACGCGCTCGCCAAGCACCCGCGCCTGTTCAACAAGCTGTACATCTACCTGGTGCGCGCCGGCGAGGTGTCGGGCAACCTCGACGGCATCCTCGAGCGCATCGCCACCTACATGGAGAAGCAGGCGGCGCTGCGCGGCAAGATCCGCACCGCGCTCACCTACCCGACCGTGGTGCTCGTGATCGCGCTCGGCGTGACGTGGTTCCTGCTCACGGGCATCGTCCCGCAGTTCGCGCAGATCCTCGACCAGCTCGGCGGCGAGCTGCCCGTCATCACGCGGGCGCTCATCGCTGTCTCCGACTTCCTGCGCTTCCAGTGGTGGCTGCTGGCCCTGATCATCGTGGCCGCGGTGGTGGGCCTCATCATGTTCCGCCGCACGCCCAACGGCCGGCGAGTCATCGACCGCTTCCTGCTGCGAACGCCCGTCATAGGCACGCTGGTGCAGAAGAGCGCCATCGCCAGCTTCTCGAACACCTTCGGACTGCTGCTGCGCTCGGGCGTGAACATCATCGAGTCGATAGACATCACCAAGGGCACAGCCGGCAACGCCATCGTCGAGGACATCCTCACCGAGACGAAGGAGGCGGTGCAGCGCGGCGAGCAGATCAGCTCCACGCTCATGAAGTACCCGCGCGTGTTCCCGCCCATGGTGTCGTCGATGGTGGCGATCGGCGAGGAGACCGGCGCCGTCGACTCGATGCTGCAGAAGGTCGCGGACTTCTACGAGCGCGAGGTCGACGAGGCCGTCGAGAGCCTCACGGCCGCCCTCGAGCCCGCCCTCATCGTGTTCCTCGGCGTCATCGTCGGCTTCATCGTCGCCGGCATGTTCCTGCCGATGTTCTCGATCATCGGGCAGCTGTCGCAGTAG